From Salinibacterium sp. ZJ450, one genomic window encodes:
- a CDS encoding flavin reductase: MTTDTVAARFRQVLGQYPTGVVVVTATDADGQPLGMTVGTFSSVSLDPPLVAFMPQKNSGSWAAIRAAGSRFCINILSDTQEAVCRQVATRKTDKLAGIPWRPSAGGSPIIEASVAFVDCETVAVHDAGDHEIVIGLVTDLDVLGATNPLLFFRGGYGSFLPQSLAAGDADLVDQLRLVDLARPHMEELAADCDSEVTAISLVRDELVLTAAAGRAKTAQSPTRVGQRVPFMPPLGGVFAAWGDDRLRQHWLDRLGSDVPEHQVEIQRQAPDRILERGYSIAIGHTDGERLESLSTKVNSKDPEVSSDTLRDAIKRVTVGYNAGDLDESVSHELRSLSAPVFGPDGSVALTLTLWGPPGRISTAAIHQYAERLIDTAAAATLAVGGMLPSGRLQESAR; the protein is encoded by the coding sequence AACCTTCAGTTCGGTATCGCTTGACCCGCCACTGGTGGCGTTCATGCCGCAGAAGAACTCCGGCTCGTGGGCGGCCATCCGCGCTGCAGGCAGCCGGTTCTGCATTAACATTCTGAGCGATACGCAGGAGGCGGTGTGCCGGCAGGTGGCGACCCGCAAGACCGACAAGCTCGCCGGCATCCCCTGGCGCCCCTCGGCGGGCGGCTCCCCCATCATCGAGGCGAGCGTCGCGTTCGTGGACTGCGAGACCGTCGCCGTGCACGATGCCGGCGACCACGAGATCGTGATCGGACTGGTGACCGACCTTGACGTGCTCGGCGCCACGAATCCGCTGCTGTTCTTTCGCGGCGGATACGGTTCGTTCCTGCCCCAGTCGCTCGCTGCGGGTGACGCCGACCTGGTGGACCAGCTCCGACTCGTCGATCTCGCCCGCCCGCACATGGAGGAGCTCGCCGCCGACTGCGACAGCGAGGTGACCGCGATCTCCCTGGTGCGCGACGAACTGGTGCTCACCGCCGCGGCCGGCCGCGCCAAGACAGCGCAATCGCCCACGAGGGTGGGGCAACGGGTTCCGTTCATGCCGCCCCTCGGCGGCGTCTTCGCCGCCTGGGGCGACGACCGACTGCGCCAGCACTGGCTCGACCGGCTCGGCAGCGACGTGCCGGAGCACCAGGTCGAGATCCAGCGGCAGGCACCCGACCGGATCCTGGAGCGCGGCTACAGCATCGCCATCGGGCACACGGACGGTGAGCGCCTGGAGTCACTCTCGACAAAGGTGAACTCCAAGGACCCGGAGGTCTCGTCCGACACGCTGCGCGACGCCATCAAGCGCGTCACCGTCGGATACAACGCCGGCGACCTCGACGAGTCGGTCTCTCACGAACTGCGGTCGCTGTCTGCCCCCGTCTTCGGACCAGACGGCAGCGTCGCCTTGACCCTCACCCTGTGGGGACCGCCCGGCCGGATCTCCACCGCAGCGATCCACCAGTACGCCGAAAGACTCATCGACACGGCGGCAGCGGCGACCCTGGCCGTCGGCGGAATGCTTCCGAGCGGGCGACTGCAGGAATCGGCCCGATGA